In one Silene latifolia isolate original U9 population chromosome 10, ASM4854445v1, whole genome shotgun sequence genomic region, the following are encoded:
- the LOC141606954 gene encoding uncharacterized protein LOC141606954: MGRAPCCDKANVKKGPWSPEEDAKLKSYIEKHGMGGNWIALPQKIGLKRCGKSCRLRWLNYLRPNIKHGGFSEEEDKIILSLYVSIGSRWSIIAAQLPGRTDNDIKNYWNTRLKKKLFAKQRKDQQNARRGSNNNLMIKQELGDYNILHQNPSTSNNTTIFNNNNNQIPYYSQISMPSTTSFPNFPNQCEPFQCLDNDHTSIRKMLIKVGQNNYNTINDNNPSYNFDNSYHIMSQINNHYSVATATVTTSEMQNPSHDLENVGVEMGLLGDQNTTFPVELEELMSSNPQRVDGLDFLYGDYGNNLVNNNGDGESSTSRWGEMSSLASFTSNLNCSNHVLLQGIEEVTQFDEDLEFSSKL; the protein is encoded by the exons ATGGGAAGAGCTCCTTGTTGTGATAAAGCTAATGTGAAGAAAGGTCCTTGGTCTCCTGAAGAGGATGCCAAGCTCAAATCTTATATTGAGAAGCATGGCATGGGGGGAAATTGGATCGCCTTGCCTCAAAAAATCG GGCTTAAGAGATGTGGAAAAAGCTGTCGGCTAAGATGGTTAAACTATCTACGGCCTAACATTAAACATGGAGGATTTTCTGAAGAAGAAGACAAGATTATCTTAAGCCTCTATGTGAGTATTGGGAGCAG GTGGTCTATAATTGCAGCACAATTACCAGGAAGAACAGATAACGATATAAAAAATTATTGGAACACGAGGTTGAAGAAGAAGCTCTTCGCGAAGCAACGAAAAGATCAACAAAATGCCCGGAGAGGAAGCAATAATAACCTAATGATAAAGCAAGAGTTGGGTGATTATAACATTTTGCATCAAAATCCATCAACCTCTAATAATACTACAAttttcaacaataataataatcaaattcCATATTATTCCCAAATTTCAATGCCAAGCACAACATCATTTCCTAATTTTCCAAACCAATGTGAGCCTTTTCAATGTCTAGATAATGATCATACATCCATTAGAAAAATGTTGATAAAAGTAGGGCAAAataattataatacaatcaaTGATAATAATCCTTCATATAATTTTGATAATTCTTACCACATTATGTCTCAAATTAATAACC actactccGTTGCTACTGCTACTGTTACTACAAGCGAAATGCAAAACCCTAGCCATGATCTTGAGAATGTAGGTGTTGAGATGGGATTATTGGGAGACCAAAACACTACATTTCCGGTTGAGCTCGAAGAGTTGATGAGTAGCAACCCACAAAGGGTAGATGGACTTgatttcttgtatggtgattatgGCAACAATTTGGTTAATAATAATGGTGATGGTGAAAGCTCAACATCAAGGTGGGGTGAAATGAGTTCTTTGGCTTCTTTTACTAGTAATTTAAATTGTAGTAATCATGTGTTACTTCAAGGAATTGAAGAAGTAACTCAATTTGATGAGGATTTGGAATTCTCCTCAAAACTATAG
- the LOC141604662 gene encoding CSC1-like protein RXW8, translated as MRQLVTGYLPSVILVLFFYTVPPVMMLFSTIEGSISRSERKRGACCKVLFFTIWNVFFVNIASGTVLNKLDVFSQPKNIPLQLASGAVPAAVKFFMAYVLTSGWTSLACELVQLFPLLCNIIYKFILRKDYGPYDGGLTFPYHTEIPRVLLFGLLGFNFAVLAPLILPLLLVYYCLAYLVYRNQMLNVYITEYDSGGKYWPIVHTSTIFSLVLAQIMAIGLFALKESTACVGFTIPLMILTLLFNEYCRRRFLPVFGDIASEVLIDLDQHDEQSSRMEELHQQVQSAYCQLDWLTLGPTRAKVPYLSDDEDCWRRYTQELKPGGEFSQELRALGYSQELTASEYSQELRATEYSPAIRVDQAIQVDNPLPANHSTDEGKKS; from the exons ATGAGACAGCTAGTAACAGGATACCTGCCCAGTGTGATTTTGGTGTTGTTTTTCTACACTGTCCCGCCAGTGATGATGCTTTTTTCAACTATTGAGGGGTCAATTTCTCGAAGTGAGAGGAAAAGAGGTGCCTGCTGTAAAGTGTTGTTTTTCACCATCTGGAATGTGTTCTTTGTGAACATTGCATCTGGGACTGTGCTCAACAAGCTGGATGTTTTTTCGCAACCAAAAAACATACCATTACAGTTAGCATCTGGAGCAGTGCCGGCTGCG GTCAAGTTCTTTATGGCTTACGTGCTGACCTCAGGGTGGACAAGTTTAGCATGTGAGCTCGTGCAACTATTCCCCCTTCTATGCAACATTATATACAAGTTCATCCTCAGAAAGGACTATGGTCCATATGACGGGGGCCTCACTTTCCCTTATCATACAGAAATTCCAAGAGTTCTCTTATTTGGACTTCTGGGTTTCAATTTTGCTGTATTGGCGCCTTTGATTCTGCCCTTGCTTCTTGTATATTACTGTCTTGCTTATCTTGTGTATCGCAACCAG ATGCTCAATGTTTATATCACAGAGTATGATAGCGGGGGAAAGTATTGGCCTATTGTTCACACTTCAACAATATTCTCTTTGGTTCTAGCTCAAATTATGGCTATTGGCCTTTTCGCATTGAAAGAATCGACAGCCTGCGTGGGTTTCACTATTCCTTTGATGATTTTGACCCTTCTATTCAATGAATACTGCAGGCGAAGATTTCTGCCTGTATTTGGCGATATTGCATCTGAG GTTCTTATAGATTTGGATCAGCATGATGAACAAAGCAGTCGGATGGAGGAGCTACATCAACAAGTCCAATCTGCTTATTGCCAGCTTGATTGGCTTACTTTAGGACCCACGAGAGCGAAAGTACCTTACCTTTCTGATGATGAAGATTGTTGGAGAAGATACACACAAGAACTCAAACCAG GAGGTGAATTTAGTCAAGAACTTCGAGCATTGGGATACAGTCAAGAACTTACAGCAAGTGAATATAGTCAAGAACTTAGAGCAACTGAGTATAGTCCAGCGATTAGAGTTGATCAGGCCATCCAAGTAGATAACCCGCTTCCTGCAAACCACAGTACAGATGAAGGAAAAAAGTCTTAG